One window of Tepidanaerobacter acetatoxydans Re1 genomic DNA carries:
- a CDS encoding diaminopimelate dehydrogenase, whose translation MQRVKVAIIGFGNVGKEVMGAVIESPDMEVAGIVEVPKKVECMKGKFHNFPVTSNVEKLDKVDIAILAVDSRCVPQIAPYYLERGINTVDAFDIHGDSIIRLREELTLVAKAHDAVAIISAGWDPGTNSVVRTIMQTIAPKGITYTNYGPGMSMGHTVAAKAVEGVADAVSLTIPEGNGIHKRLVYVKIKPDYDFKKIEEAIKNDSYFKHDTTIVYNVDDIENLIDMGHGVHIERKGVSGRTHNQRMEFIMQVTNPAATAQVMVSAARASLKQKPGAYTLAEIPPIDYLHGKKEEIILKLL comes from the coding sequence ATGCAGAGAGTAAAAGTTGCAATAATTGGCTTTGGAAATGTAGGTAAAGAAGTTATGGGAGCTGTCATTGAAAGCCCTGATATGGAGGTTGCAGGCATAGTCGAAGTTCCAAAAAAAGTTGAATGCATGAAAGGCAAATTTCATAATTTTCCAGTAACATCCAATGTAGAAAAATTGGATAAAGTTGATATTGCAATTCTTGCGGTAGATAGCCGATGTGTACCTCAGATAGCCCCGTATTATCTTGAAAGGGGGATAAATACTGTTGATGCTTTTGACATACATGGTGATTCCATTATTAGGCTTAGAGAGGAATTGACCTTAGTAGCAAAAGCTCATGATGCAGTGGCGATAATTTCCGCCGGTTGGGACCCGGGAACCAATTCGGTAGTTAGAACCATAATGCAGACTATAGCTCCAAAAGGCATAACATATACTAACTACGGGCCCGGGATGAGTATGGGACATACGGTGGCTGCTAAAGCAGTTGAGGGGGTGGCTGATGCGGTTTCGCTGACGATACCGGAAGGAAACGGTATTCATAAACGTTTGGTTTATGTAAAGATAAAGCCAGACTATGATTTTAAAAAAATTGAAGAAGCTATTAAGAATGATTCTTATTTTAAGCACGATACGACTATTGTTTATAATGTTGATGATATAGAAAACCTTATAGACATGGGGCATGGCGTCCATATTGAGCGCAAAGGGGTATCAGGGAGAACGCATAACCAGCGCATGGAGTTTATTATGCAAGTTACTAATCCGGCGGCTACGGCACAAGTTATGGTATCTGCAGCCCGAGCCAGCCTTAAGCAAAAGCCGGGAGCTTATACTTTAGCGGAGATTCCTCCCATAGATTACCTACATGGTAAAAAAGAGGAAATTATTCTCAAGTTGCTATGA
- a CDS encoding carbon-nitrogen hydrolase family protein, which yields MKLGICQMAVSEKLDVNLKKIIEFIEQAAGQNIDIVGFPEMALTGYTVEVLTNKNMNDMVSEALSQIRETCEGFNTAAIIGHPYKKSDKLYNSTSVFLPCGNIYTYDKKYPTNAELEYFEPGKKDPLIFDYNGKKIGAMICRDQNYPNLAAELVNGGASFIYILSAHFYNPKEARWKLEKNRAIPITRAVENGVHILLANFIGSHLGMISLGNSLIADPEGAVVASAGESEETLLSVSIL from the coding sequence ATGAAACTCGGAATTTGTCAGATGGCCGTTTCAGAAAAACTTGATGTGAATTTGAAAAAGATTATAGAATTTATAGAACAAGCTGCCGGACAAAACATTGATATTGTCGGATTTCCTGAAATGGCACTTACGGGATATACAGTAGAAGTTCTAACAAATAAGAATATGAATGATATGGTAAGTGAGGCTCTTTCACAGATCAGGGAAACTTGTGAGGGCTTTAATACTGCGGCCATTATTGGCCATCCCTATAAAAAAAGTGATAAACTTTATAACAGTACCTCGGTATTTTTACCCTGTGGAAACATTTATACATATGATAAAAAGTATCCAACAAATGCAGAATTGGAGTATTTCGAGCCGGGTAAAAAAGATCCGCTGATATTCGATTACAATGGCAAAAAAATCGGTGCCATGATATGTCGGGATCAAAACTACCCTAACCTTGCTGCAGAATTAGTTAATGGTGGAGCAAGCTTTATTTATATACTTTCAGCGCATTTTTATAATCCTAAAGAAGCTAGATGGAAGCTGGAAAAAAATCGTGCCATTCCCATAACGCGAGCAGTAGAAAATGGTGTTCACATACTGCTTGCAAATTTCATCGGCTCACATTTGGGGATGATAAGCTTAGGCAACAGTCTTATTGCCGACCCTGAAGGGGCAGTGGTAGCATCGGCCGGTGAAAGTGAGGAAACCTTGCTTTCAGTTTCTATATTATAA
- a CDS encoding sensor histidine kinase — protein MNRKNLVIIFTLTFQLMVILMLNQVMFATDAQLYYKSLPFIIVSFIIMILSLYFALKYIEYYSKKEVEYESVNSYLKEIEELLNTLRSERHQHSQHIQTIQAMIYTEEYEELKQYVNGIAGNYRNTSELLRLGDLGLTAVLNIKMETAKRNNINFYVKSNGNKIRNLKMSSWELSTVIGNVLDNAIEAVMEKTGERNINLELQEDEENYIFKISNNGVTIKESDMYKIYDAGFSTKHKDARGFGLYVVKKIIDKYCGKISLSIYDGLTTFTIYLPKKGGEIGASELFSKVVTDNNFRTGI, from the coding sequence GTGAACAGAAAAAATCTTGTAATAATTTTTACTTTAACCTTTCAGTTAATGGTAATTTTGATGCTGAATCAGGTGATGTTTGCAACGGATGCCCAACTATATTATAAAAGTCTGCCTTTTATAATAGTTTCTTTCATAATAATGATTTTGAGCCTTTATTTCGCATTAAAATATATTGAGTATTATTCAAAAAAAGAGGTGGAATACGAATCTGTGAATTCATATTTGAAAGAAATTGAAGAATTGCTTAATACATTAAGAAGCGAAAGACATCAGCATTCCCAGCACATTCAAACCATACAGGCCATGATATACACAGAAGAATATGAGGAACTTAAACAATATGTCAATGGTATAGCCGGAAATTATCGGAACACCAGCGAATTACTGCGCTTAGGAGACTTGGGGTTAACCGCTGTTTTAAATATCAAAATGGAAACCGCCAAAAGAAATAATATAAATTTTTATGTAAAATCAAATGGAAATAAAATAAGAAACCTCAAAATGAGTTCATGGGAACTAAGCACAGTTATAGGCAATGTATTGGACAATGCGATAGAAGCCGTTATGGAAAAAACCGGTGAGCGAAATATAAATCTTGAGCTGCAGGAGGATGAAGAAAATTACATCTTTAAGATTTCAAATAACGGCGTGACGATTAAAGAATCTGATATGTATAAAATTTATGATGCCGGTTTTAGTACAAAACATAAAGACGCAAGAGGTTTTGGCCTTTATGTAGTAAAAAAGATAATAGATAAATACTGCGGCAAAATCTCTTTGTCAATATATGACGGTTTAACAACCTTTACTATATATCTTCCAAAAAAGGGTGGTGAAATTGGTGCTTCGGAGTTGTTCTCAAAAGTTGTCACAGATAATAATTTCAGAACTGGGATATGA
- a CDS encoding accessory gene regulator ArgB-like protein, giving the protein MSQIIISELGYEKYDKEILEYGFEIMLGMTFKFFSILTVSLVLHTLPETMLSLFAFASIRNFAGGAHLKTYASCYATGVCMFALNGLIIKYISFDTNHLIIVSDIFFIISLFITLKWVPAGTEKKVVSDLCTRQKLKGITIIILGVLFILTHMFYFIGNYNLLKAIFFGVLEGMLFVTPLGYKILRISYH; this is encoded by the coding sequence TTGTCACAGATAATAATTTCAGAACTGGGATATGAAAAATATGACAAAGAAATATTGGAATATGGATTTGAAATTATGCTGGGTATGACCTTTAAATTTTTTTCAATCCTTACTGTTTCTTTGGTTTTACATACCCTCCCTGAAACAATGTTAAGTCTTTTTGCCTTTGCTTCAATCAGAAATTTTGCCGGAGGTGCTCATCTTAAAACCTATGCATCATGCTATGCAACAGGTGTTTGTATGTTCGCTTTAAATGGTTTGATAATTAAATATATATCTTTTGACACAAATCACCTTATAATTGTAAGTGATATTTTTTTCATTATAAGCCTTTTCATCACTTTAAAATGGGTACCTGCAGGAACAGAAAAAAAGGTTGTCTCGGATTTATGCACCAGACAAAAACTTAAAGGAATCACAATAATAATATTAGGTGTATTATTTATTCTTACTCATATGTTTTACTTTATTGGCAATTACAATCTGTTAAAGGCTATTTTCTTTGGAGTATTAGAAGGAATGCTGTTTGTTACCCCGTTGGGGTATAAAATACTAAGGATTTCATATCACTGA
- a CDS encoding LytR/AlgR family response regulator transcription factor, with the protein MANILVCEDEKNTLAMICKLLKGNSLVEEIFPASCGNEAVEIIKKQSPHILLLDIDLPDIDGIEVAKIANTFDPDTSIVFITGYPDYAHESFIVHPYDYILKPIDIERFNQTINNLIVKRESSMLDNKLKIAEIFPVRIKNKILFLNIKDIIFIEKNGKDTTIHTRKGPFMCNENLKDIESELNSHFYRTHKSYIVNIGMVECIESLGDSYEISFYGYDKKAYMSKGKYLFIKDKISV; encoded by the coding sequence ATGGCAAATATACTTGTTTGTGAAGATGAAAAAAATACTTTGGCTATGATTTGCAAGCTTTTAAAGGGGAACTCTCTTGTTGAAGAAATTTTCCCTGCATCTTGCGGAAATGAAGCAGTTGAAATCATAAAAAAACAGTCTCCTCATATCTTGCTTTTAGACATCGACTTGCCCGATATTGATGGGATTGAAGTTGCCAAAATCGCCAACACTTTCGACCCTGATACTTCCATAGTCTTTATTACGGGATATCCTGATTATGCACATGAATCTTTTATAGTTCATCCATATGATTACATACTAAAGCCTATCGACATTGAAAGATTCAATCAAACTATCAACAATCTCATAGTCAAACGTGAATCCAGCATGTTAGACAACAAACTAAAAATCGCTGAAATATTTCCTGTTAGAATTAAAAACAAAATACTCTTTTTAAACATAAAAGATATCATATTTATTGAAAAAAACGGCAAAGACACCACCATACACACCAGAAAAGGCCCATTTATGTGTAATGAAAACCTTAAGGACATCGAATCTGAATTAAACAGCCATTTTTACAGAACACATAAATCTTATATCGTAAACATCGGTATGGTTGAATGTATCGAGAGCTTAGGCGACTCATATGAAATAAGTTTTTACGGCTATGACAAAAAGGCTTATATGAGTAAAGGAAAATATCTGTTTATCAAAGACAAAATATCTGTCTAA
- a CDS encoding cyclic lactone autoinducer peptide gives MFKRFKTQILSSLASFVAVVAFSGVSATSMWIFYEPDIPKALKDK, from the coding sequence ATGTTTAAAAGGTTTAAAACACAGATTCTCTCTTCCCTAGCATCCTTTGTAGCCGTAGTAGCTTTTTCGGGCGTTTCTGCAACGAGCATGTGGATATTTTATGAGCCTGATATTCCAAAGGCTCTAAAGGACAAATGA
- a CDS encoding saccharopine dehydrogenase family protein: MKITVLGGAGDMGSRAVRDLAKSEEVTELVIADINIAAAKKLADALGEKVKAVYIDANRPETLISAMQGKDVVASAMGPFYKFEKVAVEAAIASNVHYVSICDDYDAAESILTLDEKAKNANLSILTGLGWTPGISNILARKGADELDEVEEINIYWAGSASDATGLAVTLHTIHIFTGKVTSFIDGKKIEIPAGSGKEKVEFLEPLDFVDMYHLGHPEPVTLPLYLEGVKTVTLKGGLKESYLNKLAIVISRLGLTNTPSKKQFVGNVIKTVLPILEKIQKPAVPLSGIRVDVKGYLNGKRQHLVYQAVDHMSNLTGVPLAIGAMMMARGEITRKGVFAPEAAVNPDRFIKELAERNIKVVQTKGVS, from the coding sequence ATGAAGATAACCGTATTGGGCGGTGCCGGTGATATGGGCAGCCGTGCCGTAAGAGATTTGGCAAAAAGCGAAGAGGTTACGGAACTTGTTATCGCAGATATTAATATAGCTGCTGCCAAAAAGCTGGCAGATGCGCTTGGTGAGAAGGTCAAAGCTGTCTACATAGATGCTAATCGACCGGAAACTCTGATTTCAGCAATGCAGGGTAAAGACGTGGTTGCAAGTGCTATGGGCCCCTTTTATAAATTTGAAAAGGTTGCGGTAGAAGCTGCTATTGCATCAAATGTTCACTATGTCAGCATTTGTGATGATTATGATGCGGCAGAGAGTATTTTAACTTTGGATGAAAAGGCCAAAAATGCAAATTTAAGCATTTTAACCGGTTTAGGTTGGACTCCCGGTATCAGTAACATCCTTGCTCGAAAGGGTGCCGATGAATTAGATGAAGTTGAGGAAATCAATATATATTGGGCAGGCAGTGCTTCTGATGCTACAGGACTTGCTGTTACCCTTCATACCATTCACATATTTACCGGCAAGGTAACAAGTTTTATTGACGGTAAAAAGATAGAAATCCCCGCCGGCAGCGGCAAAGAAAAAGTTGAGTTTCTAGAGCCGTTGGACTTTGTCGATATGTATCATTTAGGCCATCCGGAACCGGTAACACTGCCACTGTATTTAGAAGGAGTAAAAACCGTCACACTAAAAGGCGGTCTTAAGGAAAGTTACCTTAATAAACTTGCTATTGTTATTTCCAGATTAGGTTTGACAAATACCCCAAGCAAAAAACAGTTTGTAGGTAATGTTATAAAAACTGTGCTGCCTATTCTTGAAAAAATCCAAAAACCGGCTGTCCCTCTGTCAGGCATTCGAGTAGACGTAAAGGGATATTTAAACGGTAAAAGACAGCACTTGGTGTACCAAGCAGTTGATCATATGAGCAATCTTACCGGTGTACCCCTTGCCATCGGTGCTATGATGATGGCAAGGGGTGAGATAACCCGAAAAGGTGTCTTTGCTCCGGAAGCAGCAGTAAATCCCGATAGATTTATAAAAGAATTGGCTGAGCGAAACATCAAAGTTGTGCAAACTAAAGGAGTTTCATAA
- the yfcE gene encoding phosphodiesterase yields MRIAILSDTHGSLDAFNKALQIAKPYDYIIHAGDILYHGPRNPLPAGYNPQELAKAINSIDMPFIAAAGNCDAPIDQVMLAIPIQSPYAILVLEKYKIMVTHGHETTEDELILLAKKWRIDIIITGHTHVKNLIKKQGLILLNPGSCALPKDDIPSMAVFEDSHISLLDIETGNIIKSIAL; encoded by the coding sequence ATGAGAATTGCCATATTAAGTGACACTCACGGGAGCTTGGATGCTTTTAACAAGGCTTTGCAAATTGCCAAGCCTTACGACTACATCATTCACGCAGGGGATATACTGTACCATGGGCCCAGAAATCCGCTGCCGGCAGGATATAATCCTCAGGAACTTGCCAAAGCCATAAATTCCATAGACATGCCCTTTATCGCTGCCGCCGGCAACTGTGATGCCCCGATTGACCAAGTAATGCTCGCAATTCCCATCCAATCCCCCTATGCCATATTAGTCTTAGAAAAATATAAAATCATGGTTACACATGGCCATGAAACTACGGAAGATGAATTGATTTTGCTTGCTAAAAAATGGAGGATTGATATAATCATAACCGGCCACACACATGTAAAAAACCTGATAAAAAAGCAAGGGCTTATCCTCTTAAACCCCGGTTCCTGTGCACTTCCCAAGGATGACATACCATCTATGGCTGTTTTCGAAGATTCCCATATATCTCTTCTTGACATCGAAACCGGCAATATAATCAAAAGTATAGCCCTTTAA
- a CDS encoding TIGR01440 family protein, translating to MDLELISSDVSKAIEELFAIAPVKAGQLLVIGCSTSEVMGGMIGKASSMEVAEAVVKGIANVIPKYDIRLAAQCCEHLNRALVVEAEVAEQYNLEIVTVVPVMHAGGSFATTVYANMQHPVVVEYVKGHFGLDIGDTLIGMHIKHVAVPVRLSIDKIGQAHLTAARYRPKLIGGARAVIPETWDKKGCK from the coding sequence ATGGACTTAGAATTAATTAGCAGTGATGTTTCAAAAGCAATTGAGGAATTATTTGCTATAGCACCGGTAAAAGCCGGTCAACTTCTGGTGATAGGCTGCAGCACCAGTGAGGTTATGGGAGGAATGATAGGAAAGGCTTCCAGTATGGAAGTTGCAGAAGCTGTAGTAAAGGGAATAGCAAATGTCATACCCAAGTACGACATAAGACTGGCAGCTCAGTGCTGCGAGCATCTAAACCGAGCGTTGGTTGTCGAGGCAGAAGTTGCCGAACAATACAATTTAGAAATAGTAACGGTGGTGCCGGTAATGCATGCAGGAGGTTCCTTTGCCACTACGGTTTATGCGAATATGCAGCATCCGGTAGTAGTGGAGTATGTAAAGGGTCACTTTGGCCTTGATATAGGTGATACGCTGATAGGTATGCACATAAAGCATGTCGCTGTTCCGGTAAGACTCAGTATCGATAAAATAGGACAAGCACACTTAACAGCAGCCCGGTACCGCCCCAAATTAATCGGCGGTGCTCGGGCAGTAATACCGGAAACTTGGGATAAAAAAGGTTGTAAATAA
- a CDS encoding DEAD/DEAH box helicase: MPIVIHGTWIPNTDESFVNTGKFFLWFETRSIDTNYPDIFHNPKKFFPYAYPTKSINELIKKLGLPINNAYKKIVISFLLPTYHSEPISSLSIKKYSERETEITLSDWSVPGIALNIDEAFFTLSSFSDFIEDPEELILGSDLIYWASVTSYVKSLVKSEQFLPDIVQSTEGNYYALWKFAGDPVAYEKSLSNFSSSMPGMAGSTSLGFDAHSLTEHFIAVTLDHLVRNLKTSKIIDMILRAFPEHVESEFIHALLDSKMQPINFNDDFKPFYKKFKKWLTYHQTTYDIPFRLCFKLEEPKKQDGNWVIRFLLQGRDDPSLIVPTDEIWQRGAQNSTLFKLCRNPREILLASLGKASEIYPPLLKSLEKDAPSQWELTAIEAYDFLKHGAGTLEENGFGILVPNWWKKDRADRKVNVKLKLGSKEDHMPSMSTGLMGIDALVDYDIALAIGDEEISVEEWQRLVDIKIPLVNINGQWIEVRKDEINNILNIWSQRKKQNHGKLMLSDAINLANAAFEEESIGQIETQGWFSDLIKKLEEPDSFNVHEQPQSFYGKLRDYQKRGMSWMIYLEKWGLSGCLADDMGLGKTIQILALLLKEKEEGTAGIPTLLVCPTSVVRNWQREAYKFAPTLSLMIHYGQDRLKKKDFKKQALTSDLVITSFGLARRDIKELQSINWKRVVVDEAQNIKNPTSKQTKAIKSIKSQTRIALTGTPVENRLAELWSIMDFLNPGYLGSFNSFRTKFELPIQKYNEKKPLEKLQKLVKPFILRRVKTDPLIIKDLPEKQETKVYCPLTREQASLYEAVVKDTLEKLDDAEGIERRGLILTTLMKLKQICNHPTHFLHDQSKLDGRSGKLIRLSEMLYEALLEGDSALVFTQFREMGELLRIYLDRICDAEVMFLHGGVPITARDDMVQRFQKSKEPKIFILSLKAGGVGLNLTKANHVFHFDRWWNPAVENQATDRAFRIGQKKNVQVYKYICQGTLEERIDELIVKKQKLADYIIGSDEAWLTEMDNEQIADLITLSRKSALE, translated from the coding sequence ATGCCTATTGTAATTCATGGCACTTGGATACCGAATACTGATGAATCATTTGTTAATACAGGAAAATTTTTTCTATGGTTTGAAACTCGCAGTATCGACACTAACTACCCCGATATATTTCATAATCCGAAAAAGTTCTTTCCATATGCATACCCGACAAAAAGCATTAATGAACTTATTAAGAAACTTGGCTTACCTATAAATAATGCCTATAAAAAGATCGTGATAAGCTTTCTTCTTCCTACTTATCACAGCGAGCCTATTTCTTCTTTATCAATAAAGAAATACTCAGAAAGAGAAACGGAAATAACTTTAAGCGATTGGTCCGTTCCCGGCATCGCACTTAATATAGATGAAGCCTTTTTTACCCTTTCGTCGTTCTCAGATTTTATAGAAGACCCGGAAGAACTTATATTGGGCAGTGATTTAATTTACTGGGCATCCGTCACCTCTTATGTAAAAAGCCTTGTCAAATCAGAACAGTTTTTACCAGACATTGTTCAAAGCACTGAAGGTAATTATTATGCCTTATGGAAGTTTGCAGGAGACCCTGTGGCTTACGAAAAGAGTCTGTCAAACTTTTCAAGCAGCATGCCGGGTATGGCTGGGAGTACATCTTTAGGCTTTGATGCACATAGCCTTACTGAACATTTTATAGCTGTAACCCTCGACCACCTTGTCAGAAATTTAAAAACTTCAAAAATCATAGATATGATTCTACGGGCTTTCCCTGAACATGTTGAATCCGAATTCATTCATGCTCTTCTTGACAGCAAAATGCAGCCTATAAATTTTAATGATGATTTTAAACCATTTTATAAGAAATTTAAAAAATGGCTGACTTATCATCAAACGACCTATGATATCCCCTTCCGATTATGCTTTAAGCTGGAAGAGCCCAAAAAGCAGGACGGCAACTGGGTTATCCGTTTTCTGCTGCAAGGTAGGGACGACCCAAGCCTCATAGTCCCCACCGATGAAATTTGGCAAAGGGGCGCACAAAACAGCACACTCTTTAAACTATGCAGAAATCCTCGAGAAATTTTACTGGCAAGTCTTGGAAAGGCATCTGAAATCTATCCGCCGCTTCTTAAAAGCTTGGAAAAAGATGCGCCTTCCCAGTGGGAATTGACGGCTATTGAGGCTTATGATTTCTTAAAACATGGTGCAGGAACATTAGAGGAAAACGGCTTCGGAATTTTAGTTCCTAATTGGTGGAAAAAAGATCGAGCCGACAGGAAGGTAAATGTTAAACTTAAATTAGGCTCCAAAGAAGACCATATGCCGTCAATGAGTACAGGGCTAATGGGCATAGATGCTCTGGTAGATTATGATATCGCCCTTGCTATAGGAGATGAGGAGATATCCGTTGAGGAGTGGCAGCGGTTAGTTGATATAAAAATTCCACTTGTCAATATAAATGGACAGTGGATTGAAGTTCGAAAAGATGAGATAAATAACATTTTAAATATATGGTCACAAAGAAAAAAACAAAATCACGGTAAACTGATGTTGTCTGACGCCATAAATTTAGCCAACGCTGCTTTTGAGGAAGAATCTATAGGGCAGATAGAAACACAGGGCTGGTTTTCCGATCTTATAAAAAAACTGGAAGAACCCGACAGTTTTAATGTACATGAGCAGCCTCAAAGCTTTTACGGCAAGCTAAGAGATTACCAAAAACGCGGCATGTCCTGGATGATATACTTAGAAAAATGGGGTCTTAGCGGTTGTCTGGCCGATGATATGGGGCTCGGCAAAACTATCCAAATTTTGGCCCTGCTCCTAAAGGAAAAAGAGGAGGGAACGGCAGGCATTCCAACACTCCTAGTGTGCCCTACTTCAGTAGTCAGAAACTGGCAACGTGAAGCCTATAAGTTTGCCCCCACTCTATCTTTAATGATACATTACGGTCAAGACCGGCTTAAGAAAAAGGATTTTAAAAAACAAGCTCTTACCTCTGACCTGGTAATAACAAGTTTTGGTCTTGCACGCCGAGATATCAAGGAACTTCAAAGCATTAACTGGAAAAGGGTTGTCGTAGACGAAGCCCAAAATATCAAAAACCCGACTAGTAAACAGACAAAAGCCATAAAATCAATAAAGTCCCAAACTAGAATTGCGCTTACAGGAACACCTGTAGAAAATCGTTTGGCTGAATTGTGGTCAATTATGGATTTTTTAAACCCAGGCTATCTTGGCAGCTTTAATTCCTTTAGGACAAAATTTGAACTGCCTATACAGAAATACAATGAAAAAAAACCGTTGGAAAAATTGCAGAAATTGGTAAAGCCCTTTATCCTTAGGCGGGTCAAAACCGATCCTCTTATTATAAAAGATTTGCCGGAAAAGCAGGAAACTAAGGTCTACTGCCCTTTGACGCGGGAACAGGCCAGTCTTTATGAAGCTGTGGTAAAGGATACCCTGGAAAAGCTCGATGATGCTGAAGGAATCGAAAGAAGGGGTCTAATACTTACGACACTTATGAAGCTTAAACAGATATGCAACCATCCGACCCATTTTTTGCATGATCAAAGTAAATTAGACGGACGCTCAGGCAAACTTATCAGGCTTTCAGAAATGTTGTATGAGGCACTTCTTGAAGGCGATTCTGCCTTAGTTTTTACGCAGTTTAGGGAAATGGGAGAACTGTTGAGAATTTATCTAGATAGAATCTGCGATGCAGAAGTGATGTTTTTACATGGAGGTGTGCCTATAACAGCTAGGGATGATATGGTGCAACGCTTTCAAAAAAGTAAGGAGCCAAAAATATTTATCCTTTCCCTGAAGGCAGGTGGAGTTGGCTTAAATTTAACAAAGGCCAATCATGTCTTTCACTTTGACCGATGGTGGAACCCAGCAGTGGAAAATCAGGCAACGGACCGAGCCTTTCGCATCGGACAAAAGAAGAATGTACAAGTATATAAGTATATATGCCAAGGAACTTTGGAAGAACGGATTGACGAACTTATTGTTAAAAAGCAAAAGCTGGCAGACTATATAATAGGCAGTGATGAAGCGTGGCTCACAGAAATGGATAACGAGCAAATAGCAGACCTTATTACACTGAGTCGGAAATCGGCTTTAGAATAG
- a CDS encoding SWIM zinc finger family protein → MAKGNSFSNTWWGRHWISILESFGWANRLERGRRYARNGSVLEFHIEPGKITAKVQGSRSTPYKVTIKVVKLTRKEWQTVLKHLSTKALYAAKLLSGDMPEDIAAIFQEVGISLLPADDSEIDARCSCPDFAVPCKHIAAVHYIVAEELDKDPFLVFKLRGMEKEDVLNRLLKFDDRKRKSRNGSNNITAQAKPSTSLFSGTTASAFAKENNTAIAYSLEDFWSGKPLPVSSPPAAPFIHATAFADTKNAFWSKDFPLAQIMQAIYRGSGKM, encoded by the coding sequence ATGGCTAAAGGAAATTCATTTTCAAATACATGGTGGGGCAGGCATTGGATTAGCATCTTAGAATCCTTTGGCTGGGCTAATCGCTTAGAGCGTGGGAGGCGCTATGCCAGAAACGGCAGTGTGCTTGAGTTTCATATCGAGCCAGGCAAGATAACGGCAAAAGTTCAAGGCTCGCGATCTACACCATATAAGGTTACCATTAAAGTTGTAAAATTAACAAGAAAAGAGTGGCAGACCGTTCTTAAACACCTTAGTACAAAAGCATTATATGCTGCAAAACTTCTTTCCGGAGATATGCCGGAAGATATAGCAGCTATTTTTCAGGAAGTGGGAATAAGTCTGTTGCCAGCGGACGATAGCGAAATTGACGCAAGATGTTCATGTCCTGATTTTGCCGTGCCGTGCAAGCATATTGCAGCAGTTCACTATATTGTAGCCGAAGAGCTTGACAAAGACCCTTTCTTGGTCTTTAAACTCAGAGGTATGGAAAAAGAGGATGTCTTAAACCGTCTGTTAAAATTCGATGATAGAAAAAGAAAATCCCGGAATGGTAGCAATAACATCACGGCCCAGGCCAAACCTTCCACATCACTATTTTCCGGGACAACTGCATCTGCCTTTGCAAAAGAAAATAATACTGCCATCGCCTATTCTTTAGAAGATTTTTGGAGTGGCAAACCTCTACCTGTATCCAGCCCTCCTGCGGCCCCTTTTATCCACGCAACTGCCTTTGCCGACACAAAAAATGCCTTTTGGAGTAAAGACTTCCCCCTTGCCCAAATCATGCAGGCAATATATAGAGGAAGTGGGAAGATGTAA